GCCGAGGTCGAGCGCGCCGGCGGCATCGGCATGGTGCTCGTCAACCCGACGAGCAGCTCGGTCGACCTCGACGAGCACGCCGTGCCCACCGTCCACCTCAACGCGGACGACTACGACGCGATCCACGCGTACGCCGACGCCGAGGGCGCCACCGTCACCCTGCTCGACGGCAACCCGGGCGCCCTGCCCGAGCCCGCCACCCCGCAGATCGCCGGCTTCTCGTCGCGCGGCCCGGTGACGGCCGACGGCGGCAACCTGCTGAAGCCCGACATCTCGGCCCCCGGCGTGGCGATCCTCGCCGACGGCGCCAACGCGCAGGGTGAGCCCGGCACGTACGAGTTCCTCTCGGGGACGTCGATGTCGTCCCCGCACATCGCCGGTCTGGCCGCGCTCTACCTCTCGAAGGGCGTGCACCCCGACTGGACCCCAGACGAGGTCAAGTCGGCCATGATGACGACCGCCTACGACCTCGTCGGCGAGGACGGCGCTCCGAGCCAGGACGTCTTCGCCCAGGGCGCCGGGCACGTCGACCCGACCGCGTTCCTGGAACCCGGGCTGCTCTACGAGAACGGACCGGCCGACTGGCAGGCCTACGTCGACTCGATCGACACCGTCGAGGGCACCGACTCGTCGCTCAACCTCGCGTCGATCAGCGTCGGCTCGTTGGCCGGCACCGCACAGGTCACGCGCACCGTCACCTCGACCGAGGCGGGCACCTACACGGCCGCCCCGATCGAGATGGACGGCGTCACGGCCACGGTCGAACCCACGACGTTGACGTTCGGCGCCGCGGGCGAGAAGCAGGACTACACGGTCACCTTCACCCGCACGACGGCCGCGCTCGACCAGTTCGCCACCGGCTACCTCACCTGGTCCGACGGGACCCACGACGTGCGCAGCCCGCTCGCCGTCCGACCCGTCCAGCTGCAGGCCCCGGCCGAGGTGGCCGGCGAGGGCGCCACGGGCGAGACGGCGTTCGACGTCACGGCCGGCGACGCTCTCGAGCTGCCGCTCACGACCGAGGGCCTCGCCGCCGGGCAGGTCACGACCGGTTCGGGCACGGCGGGCGCCGCGGCGGCCGAGACGCCGGTCACGATCGCCGAGGGCACCACCCACGCGCGCTTCGTGCTCGACAGCGCCGACGACACCGCGGACCTCGACCTGCTGCTCTACACGGCCGGTGCCGACGGTGCGCCCGACCAGCTCGCGGCCTCCTCGGCGACGGGTTCGGCGGACGAGCAGATCGACCTCGACGCCCCCGCGGCGGGCGAGTACGTCCTGCTGGTCGACTTCTACAGCGGGGCCGGGCAGCTCGACTACACGTTGACCTCGTACCTGCTCGATCCGGCGGCGGCCGTCGGAGGCCTCACGGTCGACCCGGCCACCCTCTCGGCCGGACTGGGCGAGACGGCGACGCTGACCGCGTCCTGGACCGGCCTGCCCTACGAGCAGACCTTCCTCGGTCGCGTCGCGTACGGCGACACCGGGCAGGTCACCTACCTCACGGTCGCCTCGGGCGAGGAGCCCGAGACGCCCACGCCCACCGAGCCGGGCCCCGGGCCTGGTCAGCCGGGCCACCCCGGCGGCTGGAGCCTCGGCGACATCCTGCAGTGGATCTGGAACGCCCTCGGCGACCTCTTCCACGGCTGGTTCCCGTGGCGCGGCTAGCACCCGCGGCCTGACGGCCTGACCCACCCGGAGGCGGTGGTCACCTTCCCCGCGAAGGCGACCACCGCCTCCTCCCGTCCCCGCCTCGTCCCGTCCCCGTCCCCGTCCCCGTCCCCGCACCCGCCCCGTCCCGCGACGCCCGGCCGCTCGTGTCGGCAACTCCTGCCCCGTGCTGCGGCGTCCGTGTCGGCAACTCCTGCCCCGTGCTGCGGCGTCCGTGTCGGCAACTCCTGCCTGGCAGTGCGGCGTCGGGCGTGGAGGCGCGTGTCGGGGTCGGTGCCGGGGCGGGAGGCAGGAGTTGCCGGCGCTGCGGCGTCCGTGTCGGCAACTCCTGCCCGGTGCTGCGGCGTGGCTCGTCCGCCCGGGTGTCCCGGCCCGCGGTGCGGCACGAGGCAGGAGTTGCCAGCACGCCGAACACCGTGGGCCGTGGGCCGTGCCCCCGGGGATGGTCGTCCCCCGTCGCGGGCCGGTCGTCCCCCGCATCGGGTGGCTCGGGGGACCCCCGGCGTCGCCCGTTCCTCGTCCGGGTGATCTGTCCCCCGAATGGTGGACACTGTCAGCACCCCGGCCCTACTTTGGGTGTCACCCGAGTCGTGACGATCCCTGTTCACCCGACCCCGGCGCCGTACCCGAACACGGCGCCGGGGGAGCAGGTCGAGGCGCGCGTCTACCCCACCCGAAAAAGGCACCACCATGCACTCGCTCACCCTCGCGGGGTCTCCCCGTCGCGGGCGGAGGGCCCTGCGCCTGTCCGCTGCGCTGCTCGCCACCCTCGCCCTGGCCGGCACGGCCGCCCTCACGGGTCCTGCGATCTCCGCCCAGGCGAAGGAGATCTCGGGTGCCATCACGTCCGTGACCGTCTCGCCGACGACCCCCCGCCAGGGAGAGCAACTCACGACCGAGATCGCCTGGAAGGTCCCCAACGGGACCAAGAAGGGCGACACGTTCCGGCTGACCCTCAGCGACCACCTCAAGAACCTGCCGGTGGGATTCGCGCTGCGTGACCCCGCGACCGACGCGGTCGTGGCCGACGCCACCGTCACCCGGACCAAGCCCTTCGTCGTCACCTTCACCATGACGGCCTACGCCGAGGCCCACCTCAACACGAGCGGGTCGGCGTTCGTCCGCTCCGACTTCGACTCGTCCACGACGCCGTCCGGCTCACCCACGCCCTTCACCTCGACCGCGGGGGGCGGGAACTCCTTCACCACCGTCGTCACCCCCACCGGCACGTTGCGCGGCTCGGACGTCGTGACGAAGTTCGGCACCTACACCGGCGTCGACCAGGGACGTCTCACGGCCGAGGACTTCCTCGTCTGGAGCGTCAACACGCCCATGGGCCCCTTCGACTCGGCCTCCGTCAGCGACTCGGTCCCGGCCGGGCAGGCGTGGTCGTACGACTGCGACACCGCGACCTTCACCGAGATCCGTACGAAGACCGACGGCACCCTCGCCGCTCCGGTCGCCGTCACGCCGACCTCCTTCGCCTGCACGCCCGCCGGCTACACCGTCTCGTGGGGCTCGCAGGCCGGCTCCGCGCAGTACCGTGCCGCCGTCGCCGTGAGCCTGCCCGCTCCCACGGGCACCGCCACCGCACCGCAGACCTTCACCAACGTCGCCACCGCGTCGACCGTGCGGGCGGGTGTGGCCGCGAACAGCCGGGTCAGCGCCTCGAAGACCCAGGCCTCGGCCGGCGGCATCGGCAGCGGTGACGTCCCGGTCCCCGCCGTCACGATCACCAAAGGTGACGCCGCGGGCAACGCGGCGGACACCGCCGACGCCGCAGTCGTCCTGGGTGCCGAGGGCACGTCCGTGCTCGCCTACCGTGTCACGAACACGGGTGCCGATCCCCTCGCCGCCGTCGCCGTGAGCGACCTCGTCGTCGCCAACGGGACCGTCACGGATCTCAGCTGCGACTTCTCGCCCCTCGGCGGCCCGTCGACCGGCGTCACGTGGGCCGGCCCGTTCGCGGTCGGAGCCTCCTTCGACTGCACCGCCGCTCTGGCGGGCGTCACGGCCGGTGACGTCGACCACCACGACGTCGGCACCGTGACGGCCCGTGGCATCGAGTCCGGCCAGGCCGTGTCCGCCTCGAACGCCTGGTTCGCCCGGGTCGCCGCGGCCGGAACGTCCACCACGCCGTCGACCTCGCCCACGACGAACCCCGCCGCCCTCGCCGCTCCCGTGGCGGGTCCCGCCACCCCGGCCGCATCCGCTCCGGCCGTGTCGACGCCTCGACCCGCCACCGCAGCAGCGACGACCGGTCTCGCTTTCACCGGAGCCGAGCTGGCCGGCCCCGTCGCGCTGGCCGCCCTGCTCACCCTGCTCGGTGCCGCGCTCGTCGTCTCCACCCGTCGCCGCGCGGCCCGCGCAGCGATCACCGGTGACGCCGACCGCACCCTCCGCGGCGAGTAGCCGTTCGACGGGGGTGCCGGGTGCGGCGGGCGTCACGTCCGCCGCACCCGGCACCCCCCGTTCGTCCAACCTGCACATGCCCGAAACAGACGTGGACTAGGTTCGCTAGTCGTGACAGAACACAACGGACACACGATGCGCGTCGTCAGCTACAACCTGCGCGAGCACACGGCCAAGGGCGAGATCCGGTCGCTCGCCGAGGACAACGACGCCGACGTGCTCTGCCTGCAAGAGGCCGACACCAAGGACATCCCCGACGAGTTCGGCGAGTTCGCCCTCGCGGCGTCGACGCACAACAACCGTCTCGGGCTGGCCGCCTACTACCGCCGCTCCCGGTTCGAGTTGCTGGGGACGAACGTCTACGCGTTGAAGAAGTCGATGCACGACCGCGTCATGTCGCCGGCGCACGAGCGACTGCTGGCCATGCACCTGGCCGACCGGCAGAGCGGACGTGACGTGCTGATCGGTTCGTTCCACGCCGCCCCGCTCACGGCCACGAACGCCCTGCGCAAGAAGCAGGTCGAGTCGGCGCACCGCCTGATGCGTGCGCTGGCGCCGGGCGTGCCGATGCTGATGGTGGGCGACTTCAACTACCCGTGGTTCCACGGCGGTCTGCGCAAGCACATCGAGCGCGACGGCTTCGTGCTGACCCGCAGCTCGACCCCGACCTACCTCGGCTACAAGTACGTCAAGGGTCACTTCGACTTCGCGACGAGCTACGACCTCAAGATCGAGGACGTCGTCACCCTCCCGGCCGGCGTGAGCGACCACCGGCCGATCCTGGTCCGCGCCCAGGGTCTCTGACCCCGCCGCCCCGAACAGCGAACGACGGGCCCGGTCACCTCTCGGTGGCCGGGCCCGTCGTCGTGGTGCCGGGGACCGCAGGAGGCGCGGTGCGGCTCACAGCCTCACCGCGCCTCCTCGGGTCGTCGCGCCCGTAGGCGCTGCGAACTAGGCCGCGAGGGCGAGCTCGCGAGCCTCGACCGAGGAGGCCTGCACGATCGTGCGGCTCGGCTCGTGACGCCAGCTGCGGCCGGGGATGACCCAGCCGGCGGCGCCGTCGACGACGACGGACGCACCGACGCGCACGGCGGCGGTGACGTCGTCGCGCCAGGCGCGGACGGCGAACTCGGTGCCGCGGTCGTCGACGACGACGAACTCGACGAGGCGGGCGGTGGTCAGGGTGGGCGCGGTCGTGACCGTGCCGGTGATGCTGATGATGTCGTTCATGATGCTCGATTTCGATGGGTGCTCTGTGTTGCGACAGAATCCGTGGCACGAGGCGCCGGCTGGGCGCTCGTGGTCCGCCTGACGGCGGTGGTCGGGCCTGCGGTGACGGCGGCCGGAGTAGTAGGGCAACGATGATCGGTGGTCATCGTGCGCATCCGGCGAGGTCGTCTCGCGAGGCTTTTCGGGCGGTGCACCGGTGTGGACTCGGTCGGCACCGCACGGGGACTCTGTGAGAAGAGAGACCCAAGCGACTCACTACAGTAACACGCCCGGGGTACGCGCACCAGTGCTTCCTCGGAAGAAGTGACGGGGGTGAGTGGTTGGCTCTACACATGACCACGATCCCCACCATCACCCTGAACAACGGAATCCAGATCCCCCAGCTCGGGTTCGGCGTCTACCAGGTCGACCCGGCCGAGACGAAGGACGCCACCCTCACCGCGTTCGAGGTCGGCTACCGCCACATCGACACCGCCGAGATGTACGGCAACGAGGCGGGCGTCGGCGAGGCGATCGCCGAGAGCGGCATCGACCGCAGCGAGATCTTCGTCACCTCGAAGCTCAACAACGGCTTCCACAAGCGTGACGACGCGCTGAAGGCGTTCGACGGCACGCTCGACGCCCTCAAGCAGGACTACGTCGACCTGTTCCTCATCCACTGGCCGCTGCCCGGCATCGACGTCGACTACGTCGAGACCTGGAAGGCCCTGGAAGAGATCCACGCCAGCGGTCGCGCGAAGTCGATCGGCGTCTCGAACTTCCAGCAGCCCCACCTCGAGCGCATCCTCGACGAGGGTTCGGTCGTGCCGGTCGTCAACCAGATCGAGGTGCACCCGTACCTGACCCAAGACGCGCTGCGTGAGTTCGGCGTCTCGAAGGGCATCCACACCGAGGCGTGGTCGCCCATCGCCCAGGGCGGCGTGCTGAAGGACGAGACGATCACCGAGATCGCGGAGCGCGTCGGCAAGTCGACCGCCCAGGTCACGCTGCGCTGGCACATCCAGCGAGGCGACATCGTCTTCCCCAAGTCGGTCACCCGGTCGCGCGTGGAAGAGAACTTCGACCTGTTCGACTTCGAGCTGACCGACGCCGACGTGGCCGCCATCACCTCCCTCAACAAGGACGAGCGCACCGGCCCGAACCCGGACGAGTTCAACTACATCCCCAGCTGATCCCCTGATCGGCACGGTGTCGCACTGCGGTGCGACGCCGAGGCACCGAGGCCGGGCCCGTGCGTCGTGACGACGTGCGGGCCCGGCCTCGTCACGTCGGGCGTCCGGTGGGCGCCTAGTACGATCGACGTTTCC
This genomic interval from Frigoribacterium sp. Leaf415 contains the following:
- a CDS encoding S8 family serine peptidase; this translates as MITPSGRRRPTAPPRTRLRGGFATLLATGVVAAGLVAVPATASYAADGPAVVGDSQFADGKYIVTLREPAAATYEGGQPGLARTAVPEGSDLDAQSAPVQDYAEHLKGVQQDVAAAAGATVEASYAITTNAFAADLTAAQAAKLASDPSVAAVSKNELLKLQATPSTEFLGLGDAEGNGGVWDAVGGREKAGEGVVVGIIDSGIAAGNASFAGDPLGSASDTEPHLDGDRTVFAKGDGGTFTGVCQTGVQFDAGDCNTKLIGARYFVDGFGVGNIGTEEQGEYLSPRDGNGHGSHTASTAAGNADVEATIGDRSFGTVSGVAPAAKIAAYKVCWDGPDRVATDDDGCATLDLIAAIEAAVTDGVDVINYSIGGGGATSTFSATDQAFLGAASAGVFVAASAGNDGPTATTADNAAPWITTVAASTIPSYSATVQTADGTDYLGGSITVPTGTDGLTGDFVSSTAVAAAGADATAVTLCAPDTLDPAKAAGTIVLCDRGVYDRTAKSAEVERAGGIGMVLVNPTSSSVDLDEHAVPTVHLNADDYDAIHAYADAEGATVTLLDGNPGALPEPATPQIAGFSSRGPVTADGGNLLKPDISAPGVAILADGANAQGEPGTYEFLSGTSMSSPHIAGLAALYLSKGVHPDWTPDEVKSAMMTTAYDLVGEDGAPSQDVFAQGAGHVDPTAFLEPGLLYENGPADWQAYVDSIDTVEGTDSSLNLASISVGSLAGTAQVTRTVTSTEAGTYTAAPIEMDGVTATVEPTTLTFGAAGEKQDYTVTFTRTTAALDQFATGYLTWSDGTHDVRSPLAVRPVQLQAPAEVAGEGATGETAFDVTAGDALELPLTTEGLAAGQVTTGSGTAGAAAAETPVTIAEGTTHARFVLDSADDTADLDLLLYTAGADGAPDQLAASSATGSADEQIDLDAPAAGEYVLLVDFYSGAGQLDYTLTSYLLDPAAAVGGLTVDPATLSAGLGETATLTASWTGLPYEQTFLGRVAYGDTGQVTYLTVASGEEPETPTPTEPGPGPGQPGHPGGWSLGDILQWIWNALGDLFHGWFPWRG
- a CDS encoding Ig-like domain-containing protein, encoding MHSLTLAGSPRRGRRALRLSAALLATLALAGTAALTGPAISAQAKEISGAITSVTVSPTTPRQGEQLTTEIAWKVPNGTKKGDTFRLTLSDHLKNLPVGFALRDPATDAVVADATVTRTKPFVVTFTMTAYAEAHLNTSGSAFVRSDFDSSTTPSGSPTPFTSTAGGGNSFTTVVTPTGTLRGSDVVTKFGTYTGVDQGRLTAEDFLVWSVNTPMGPFDSASVSDSVPAGQAWSYDCDTATFTEIRTKTDGTLAAPVAVTPTSFACTPAGYTVSWGSQAGSAQYRAAVAVSLPAPTGTATAPQTFTNVATASTVRAGVAANSRVSASKTQASAGGIGSGDVPVPAVTITKGDAAGNAADTADAAVVLGAEGTSVLAYRVTNTGADPLAAVAVSDLVVANGTVTDLSCDFSPLGGPSTGVTWAGPFAVGASFDCTAALAGVTAGDVDHHDVGTVTARGIESGQAVSASNAWFARVAAAGTSTTPSTSPTTNPAALAAPVAGPATPAASAPAVSTPRPATAAATTGLAFTGAELAGPVALAALLTLLGAALVVSTRRRAARAAITGDADRTLRGE
- a CDS encoding endonuclease/exonuclease/phosphatase family protein; its protein translation is MTEHNGHTMRVVSYNLREHTAKGEIRSLAEDNDADVLCLQEADTKDIPDEFGEFALAASTHNNRLGLAAYYRRSRFELLGTNVYALKKSMHDRVMSPAHERLLAMHLADRQSGRDVLIGSFHAAPLTATNALRKKQVESAHRLMRALAPGVPMLMVGDFNYPWFHGGLRKHIERDGFVLTRSSTPTYLGYKYVKGHFDFATSYDLKIEDVVTLPAGVSDHRPILVRAQGL
- a CDS encoding aldo/keto reductase translates to MTTIPTITLNNGIQIPQLGFGVYQVDPAETKDATLTAFEVGYRHIDTAEMYGNEAGVGEAIAESGIDRSEIFVTSKLNNGFHKRDDALKAFDGTLDALKQDYVDLFLIHWPLPGIDVDYVETWKALEEIHASGRAKSIGVSNFQQPHLERILDEGSVVPVVNQIEVHPYLTQDALREFGVSKGIHTEAWSPIAQGGVLKDETITEIAERVGKSTAQVTLRWHIQRGDIVFPKSVTRSRVEENFDLFDFELTDADVAAITSLNKDERTGPNPDEFNYIPS